The sequence GACGCGGCGGACCTGTGCCCGCCCCCGCGGGTTCAGGGGCCGGAGCCCGGGTCCGGTTCCACGGCGTCGGTGATCCCGGCCCGGGCGGCTTCCAGCTGGGCGGCGAAGGCCACGCCGAGGAAGAGCGCGACACCGGTGAGGTTGGCCCACAGCAGCAGGGCGACGAACGCTGTGAGCGGACCGTAGACGGCGCCGAACGATCCGCTCTTGGCCACGTAGAGCGCCAGCAGCCAGGTGGCCGCGACCCACAGCACCAGATGGACCGCCGAGCCGAAGGCGAGCCAGGTGTAGCCCGGCTGGTCCCGGCGAGGGGCCCAGCGGAAGATCACCGCGGAGGCGACCCACACCAGCACCACGCCCAGCGGCACTTCGAGCGGCCCCCACCAGTCGAGACTGTCCCGGGACCAGCCCAGGGCCTCCACCACCGACTCCCCCACCGCGTCACCGGCGACGAGGACGAGAAAACCCAGGACGAGGGGCATGCCCGCGGTGAGGGCGAGGAGCAGGGAACGGCCGTACTTGGTGAGGAACGGCCGGTCGCGTTCGATGCCGTATATCCGGTTGGCGCCCCGCTCGACCTGGCCCATCGCCGAGGCCAGGTTGAGTACGGCGAAGGCCAGGCCCAGCCACATCGCGAGGGCGCCCCAGATCCCGGACCCGGCACTGCGCGCCGTCTTGTCGAGCGCGTCCTCGACCAGATCGGCGCTGGCACCGGGCACGATCCGGCCGAGGGTGAGCTCGATGATGCGCCCGATGCTCTCGGTGTGGACGGTCGTGGCGACCCCCACCAGGGCGATGGTGAACGGCACCATGCCGAGCACCACCTGGAAGGCGAGGGAGCGCGCGTTGGTGAAGCCGTCGGCGTAGCGGAAGCGGGAGAACGCGTCCACCAGGAGGCGTCGGCCTCCGTAGCGGCGCAACGCGGCGAGTGCCTCGTCGCCGGAGAGTTCCTCCCCGATCATGTCCCGTGTCTGCGGGACGTGCACGGCGGTACCCATCGCGTATGTCTCCTCGTGTTCGTTCGTCCGGCGACCGGAGCCGGGCGGGAGATGATCGCACATGAGTTCAGCCATGTACGGGAGCGGACCGGTTCGCGGTCGTTCCCGTCATCATGGTTCGGACGCCCGTTATCCCGGCACGCGGTACGCCGCACAGCGCCCACAGCACAGCGGAGTCGGACACCCATGGCACCCAGCAACGTACCGGGCCGCGCTCCCTCGGAGTCGACTCCGTGAGCGCGG is a genomic window of Streptomyces sp. NBC_00414 containing:
- a CDS encoding YihY/virulence factor BrkB family protein, whose protein sequence is MGTAVHVPQTRDMIGEELSGDEALAALRRYGGRRLLVDAFSRFRYADGFTNARSLAFQVVLGMVPFTIALVGVATTVHTESIGRIIELTLGRIVPGASADLVEDALDKTARSAGSGIWGALAMWLGLAFAVLNLASAMGQVERGANRIYGIERDRPFLTKYGRSLLLALTAGMPLVLGFLVLVAGDAVGESVVEALGWSRDSLDWWGPLEVPLGVVLVWVASAVIFRWAPRRDQPGYTWLAFGSAVHLVLWVAATWLLALYVAKSGSFGAVYGPLTAFVALLLWANLTGVALFLGVAFAAQLEAARAGITDAVEPDPGSGP